One genomic window of Petrotoga miotherma DSM 10691 includes the following:
- the secY gene encoding preprotein translocase subunit SecY, translating into MFKAFRNVFRIPELRDRVIFTFLALIGFRIGIYIPIPGINVEAWQAALSGASQGAAGGFIGFFDVFAGGALSNLSIFVLSVTPYITASIIFQLLSSIIPSLKEMLREGESGRKKFAHYTRMLTLVLAFGQGLLMSIAANNYRSPNLSPVLFVTLATVSIAAGTMFLLWIGELITEKGIGNGVSVLIFAGIVSRYPTYAAEALIGLTPLEWILLAAVAIFIVIAVVAVQTSERRINIQYAKRVIGTKIYGGSSTYLPIKVNGGGVIPIIFASAIMTLPSTIAGVTNTTVDDRLFAIGAPLYLVLYGLLVFFFTYFYSSVVMDPNDVADNIRNYGGFIPGLRPGKPTVNYITSVMTRVTFIGAIFLVVIALVPYFIRGASGMQQIWIGGTSTLIAVGVALDIVQQMEQHMIVRQYEGFMKKGRLRGRR; encoded by the coding sequence ATGTTCAAAGCCTTTAGGAACGTTTTTAGAATTCCTGAATTAAGGGATAGAGTTATATTCACCTTTTTAGCGTTGATAGGGTTTAGGATAGGTATTTACATCCCCATACCGGGAATAAATGTTGAGGCGTGGCAAGCTGCTTTAAGTGGAGCTTCTCAAGGAGCGGCTGGAGGATTCATCGGTTTTTTTGACGTTTTTGCTGGGGGAGCATTAAGCAATTTATCCATATTTGTTCTCTCAGTAACACCCTATATTACAGCTTCGATCATTTTTCAACTTCTCTCTTCTATAATACCTAGTTTAAAAGAGATGTTGAGAGAAGGTGAAAGTGGGAGAAAAAAATTCGCTCATTATACTAGGATGTTAACCTTAGTATTAGCTTTCGGACAAGGTTTACTAATGTCCATAGCTGCCAACAATTACAGATCCCCCAACCTATCACCAGTTCTCTTTGTAACTTTAGCAACCGTTTCTATAGCAGCAGGAACGATGTTTTTACTATGGATAGGTGAATTAATCACCGAAAAAGGAATAGGAAACGGAGTATCTGTTTTAATATTTGCTGGTATAGTATCTAGGTATCCTACATATGCAGCAGAAGCTCTCATAGGTTTAACTCCATTAGAATGGATACTGTTAGCGGCTGTTGCTATATTTATAGTAATAGCTGTGGTAGCGGTTCAAACCTCTGAAAGAAGGATTAATATACAATATGCAAAAAGAGTAATCGGAACAAAAATTTATGGAGGTTCCTCGACATATTTACCTATTAAGGTAAATGGTGGAGGGGTAATTCCAATAATCTTTGCCTCCGCTATTATGACTCTACCCAGTACGATCGCTGGGGTAACAAACACTACCGTAGACGATAGACTATTTGCCATAGGTGCTCCGCTTTACCTTGTGTTGTATGGTTTGTTGGTTTTCTTCTTTACATACTTCTACAGTTCTGTTGTTATGGATCCAAACGACGTAGCAGATAATATTCGAAATTATGGCGGGTTCATACCAGGTTTAAGACCAGGAAAACCGACTGTTAATTACATCACTTCAGTTATGACGAGGGTAACATTCATAGGAGCGATCTTTTTGGTAGTAATCGCTTTGGTCCCCTACTTTATCAGAGGTGCTTCAGGGATGCAGCAAATTTGGATAGGTGGTACCAGTACCCTAATAGCAGTGGGAGTTGCTTTAGACATAGTTCAACAGATGGAGCAACACATGATAGTTAGACAGTATGAAGGCTTTATGAAAAAAGGAAGGCTACGAGGAAGGAGATGA
- the rplO gene encoding 50S ribosomal protein L15 — protein sequence MPLKIEDLKPTPGSRKPKKRLGRGIGSGLGKTSGKGHKGQKARGRGKISKIFEGGQTNIIRRTPKFGFSNKPFKKVYSVVNVETLEKYFSENEEVTPDILLEKKVIKKLNDGVKILGKGEISKPLVVKANLFSQTAREKIEAVGGKIEVIE from the coding sequence ATGCCACTTAAAATAGAAGATCTAAAACCTACACCAGGATCAAGGAAACCCAAAAAAAGGTTAGGAAGAGGAATAGGCTCAGGATTAGGAAAAACATCTGGAAAAGGGCACAAAGGTCAAAAGGCTAGAGGAAGAGGTAAAATAAGCAAAATCTTTGAAGGTGGACAAACAAACATTATTAGAAGAACTCCAAAATTTGGATTCTCTAATAAACCATTCAAAAAAGTATATTCTGTTGTAAACGTAGAAACATTAGAAAAGTATTTCTCAGAAAATGAAGAAGTCACTCCAGATATACTTCTAGAAAAGAAAGTAATAAAAAAATTGAACGATGGAGTAAAAATATTAGGAAAAGGAGAAATATCAAAACCTCTTGTTGTCAAAGCTAACCTTTTCTCTCAAACTGCTAGAGAGAAAATTGAAGCTGTTGGCGGGAAAATAGAGGTGATTGAATAA
- the rpmD gene encoding 50S ribosomal protein L30: MSSLKIKLVRGRAGKNKRQLATLDALDLTRKDKVVIKPDNPQIRGMIKTVHHLVEWEEIDS; this comes from the coding sequence ATGTCAAGCCTAAAAATAAAGTTAGTAAGAGGAAGAGCGGGGAAGAACAAAAGACAATTAGCTACTCTCGATGCTTTAGATTTAACTAGAAAAGATAAAGTAGTAATAAAACCTGACAATCCGCAAATTAGAGGAATGATAAAGACCGTACATCACTTAGTTGAGTGGGAAGAAATCGATTCTTAA
- the rpsE gene encoding 30S ribosomal protein S5: MPNDQKVKATDAANELEERVIEIRRVSKVTKGGKTISFRAVSVVGNRNGKVGLGIGNAREVPQAIRKSIENAKNNLIEVPVRNGTIPYETIGKQDASTVLLFPAGPGTGVIASSAVRAVVELAGIDNILSKSISSTNVLNLAKATYNGLKKLRSPQEIAKLRDLTVKQVFFGAHEGV; encoded by the coding sequence ATGCCGAACGATCAGAAAGTAAAAGCTACTGATGCTGCAAATGAATTAGAAGAACGAGTAATCGAAATTCGAAGAGTTAGCAAAGTAACTAAAGGTGGAAAAACCATTTCGTTTCGTGCGGTTTCTGTAGTAGGTAATCGAAATGGTAAAGTAGGATTAGGAATTGGGAATGCCAGGGAAGTCCCACAAGCCATCAGAAAATCAATTGAAAATGCAAAGAACAATTTAATAGAAGTTCCCGTTAGAAATGGAACCATTCCTTATGAAACAATCGGAAAACAAGATGCTTCTACCGTATTACTGTTCCCAGCAGGTCCAGGTACTGGCGTTATAGCCAGTTCAGCTGTAAGAGCTGTTGTTGAATTAGCAGGAATAGATAATATTCTCAGTAAATCTATTAGTTCAACAAACGTATTAAATTTAGCTAAAGCCACTTACAATGGATTAAAAAAGCTGAGATCTCCTCAAGAAATTGCAAAGTTAAGAGATCTAACTGTGAAACAAGTATTTTTTGGTGCACACGAGGGGGTATGA
- the rplR gene encoding 50S ribosomal protein L18: MIKQLDKKALRRKRHLRVRKKVRGTREKPRLTVFKSQKHIYAQIIDDTKGVTLVSASTTQKQLKEKLEKTWDENAAKEVGKLIAEKAKEKGITEIVFDRSGYKYHGKVKALAEAARETGLKF; this comes from the coding sequence TTGATAAAACAATTAGACAAAAAAGCCCTTAGACGAAAAAGGCATTTAAGAGTAAGAAAAAAAGTAAGAGGAACACGAGAAAAACCAAGACTAACAGTTTTTAAAAGTCAAAAGCATATATACGCTCAAATTATAGACGATACCAAAGGTGTCACATTGGTGTCCGCTTCGACAACCCAAAAACAATTGAAAGAAAAATTAGAAAAAACATGGGATGAAAACGCCGCAAAAGAAGTAGGGAAACTTATAGCTGAAAAAGCCAAAGAAAAAGGTATAACAGAAATAGTTTTTGATAGAAGCGGTTACAAATACCACGGAAAAGTAAAAGCTCTTGCTGAAGCAGCAAGAGAAACGGGCTTAAAGTTTTAG
- the rplF gene encoding 50S ribosomal protein L6 produces the protein MPQSRIADKPTIIPDGLELLVDGQTIKIKGKKGELSLNLPEYLEVYTDNNELMIKSKEGVVKRGSDEKRLKALRGTFTSHVRNMIKGVTEGYQKELEITGIGYRAQLQGKNLVLNIGYSNPVEFPVPEGITIEVPQPTRVVVKGIDKYKVGEVAARIRSLRKVNVYSGKGIKYVGESVLRKEGKKV, from the coding sequence ATGCCACAATCGAGAATAGCTGATAAACCAACAATTATTCCTGATGGTTTAGAATTATTAGTGGATGGACAAACAATAAAAATCAAAGGTAAAAAAGGTGAATTAAGTCTAAATTTACCCGAATATTTGGAAGTTTACACAGATAACAACGAATTAATGATTAAATCAAAAGAAGGCGTAGTTAAAAGAGGTTCTGACGAGAAGCGATTAAAAGCGCTCAGAGGTACGTTCACCTCTCACGTGAGAAACATGATTAAAGGTGTAACTGAAGGATACCAAAAAGAATTGGAGATTACTGGTATTGGATACAGGGCGCAACTTCAAGGTAAAAATTTAGTCTTGAATATTGGTTATTCAAACCCAGTAGAATTTCCAGTTCCTGAAGGAATAACAATAGAGGTTCCACAACCTACAAGAGTAGTTGTTAAAGGTATAGATAAATACAAAGTCGGAGAAGTCGCTGCAAGAATAAGAAGCTTGAGAAAAGTTAACGTATACAGTGGTAAAGGTATAAAATACGTTGGAGAAAGTGTTTTAAGAAAAGAAGGAAAGAAAGTTTAA
- the rpsH gene encoding 30S ribosomal protein S8, translated as MWSDPVADMLTRIRNANSVFKESVEIPASNLKRDILEIMKKEGFINDYKFIDDGKQGILKVYLKYKGTRRDKKPIMEGIIKVSKSGRRVYVNTRNIPKVKGGLGIAILSTSLGVMTDKEAREKKVGGEVICYVW; from the coding sequence ATGTGGAGCGATCCGGTAGCTGATATGCTAACCAGAATAAGGAATGCCAATTCGGTGTTCAAGGAAAGTGTTGAAATACCTGCTTCAAACTTAAAAAGAGACATTTTAGAAATAATGAAAAAAGAAGGATTTATCAATGATTATAAATTCATAGACGATGGTAAACAAGGAATACTCAAAGTCTATTTAAAGTACAAAGGTACCAGAAGGGATAAAAAACCTATAATGGAAGGAATCATAAAGGTTTCAAAAAGCGGAAGAAGAGTATATGTTAATACCCGTAACATACCAAAAGTAAAAGGTGGATTAGGTATAGCTATACTCTCAACGTCCTTAGGAGTAATGACCGATAAAGAAGCTAGAGAGAAAAAAGTTGGTGGAGAAGTAATCTGTTATGTATGGTGA
- a CDS encoding type Z 30S ribosomal protein S14: MARKALIEKSKRTQKYKTREYSRCKVCGRSRAVYREFGLCRICFREKALEGKLPGVKKASW; the protein is encoded by the coding sequence ATGGCGAGAAAGGCGCTTATAGAAAAATCCAAAAGAACCCAAAAGTATAAAACAAGAGAGTACTCACGATGCAAAGTTTGTGGCAGATCAAGAGCTGTTTATAGAGAATTCGGTTTATGCAGAATATGTTTCAGAGAAAAGGCTCTAGAAGGTAAACTTCCTGGAGTTAAGAAGGCTAGCTGGTAA
- the rplE gene encoding 50S ribosomal protein L5 gives MEKVQYIPLKDRYKEVVIPSMMKEFNYKNELQVPKLVKIVVNMGVGEGSRNRAVVEKHAQELTKIVGQKALITRAKKSVANFKVREGMPIGVKVTLRGWKMYNFLYKLNHVVLPKLRDFRGLPSDSFDGRGNYTFGIPEQLIFPEIKPDDINRVQGMDITIVTTAKTDEEARKLLEYFGFPLQKS, from the coding sequence ATGGAGAAAGTTCAGTATATACCTCTGAAAGACAGGTACAAAGAAGTAGTAATTCCCTCTATGATGAAAGAATTTAACTACAAAAACGAATTACAAGTCCCAAAACTTGTGAAGATAGTTGTTAATATGGGAGTTGGAGAAGGCTCTAGGAACAGAGCTGTTGTTGAAAAACATGCTCAAGAGTTAACAAAGATAGTCGGGCAAAAAGCCTTAATAACCAGGGCAAAGAAAAGTGTTGCCAATTTTAAGGTTAGAGAAGGGATGCCAATAGGGGTAAAAGTAACTTTGAGAGGATGGAAAATGTATAATTTCTTGTATAAATTAAACCATGTTGTATTACCAAAATTGAGGGACTTTAGAGGATTGCCATCTGATTCTTTTGATGGGAGAGGCAATTATACCTTTGGAATTCCTGAACAACTAATTTTCCCAGAAATTAAGCCTGATGACATAAATAGAGTTCAAGGAATGGATATAACAATCGTTACCACAGCTAAAACTGATGAGGAAGCAAGGAAACTGTTAGAATATTTTGGTTTCCCATTACAAAAATCATGA
- the rplX gene encoding 50S ribosomal protein L24, with the protein MYKIKRDDTVIVISGKDKGKRSKVLRVIPKDKKVIVDNVNVVKKHQRPTQKMREGGIIEQPSPIDISNVMLVCPNCDQKTRVGFKFLEDGSKVRYCKKCGEIVEKS; encoded by the coding sequence ATGTATAAAATAAAAAGAGATGACACTGTAATAGTAATTTCTGGAAAAGATAAAGGAAAAAGAAGCAAAGTTTTAAGGGTTATACCAAAGGATAAAAAAGTTATTGTAGATAATGTAAACGTCGTCAAGAAACATCAAAGGCCCACTCAAAAGATGAGGGAAGGGGGAATTATCGAGCAACCCAGTCCTATTGATATTTCAAACGTTATGTTAGTTTGTCCAAATTGTGATCAAAAAACAAGAGTGGGATTTAAATTTCTTGAAGATGGAAGTAAAGTAAGATATTGCAAAAAATGTGGTGAAATAGTAGAGAAGTCTTAA
- the rplN gene encoding 50S ribosomal protein L14 — protein sequence MVQLESKVRVADNSGAKVLRVIKVLGGFHKSKGTVGDTVVCSVREAIPHTDLKKGQVVQAVIVRTKKEIKRKDGSYIRFDDNAAVLVDKNKLPLGTRVFGPVAREVREKGYAKIASLAKEVW from the coding sequence ATGGTACAACTAGAGAGTAAAGTTAGAGTCGCTGATAACTCTGGAGCAAAAGTTTTAAGAGTTATTAAAGTACTCGGAGGATTTCATAAATCAAAAGGAACCGTTGGAGACACCGTTGTTTGCTCCGTTAGGGAAGCCATACCTCACACAGATTTGAAAAAAGGTCAAGTAGTTCAAGCTGTAATTGTCAGAACAAAAAAAGAGATAAAAAGAAAAGATGGATCTTATATTCGATTCGATGACAATGCTGCTGTGCTGGTGGATAAAAATAAGTTGCCTTTAGGTACCAGGGTTTTTGGCCCGGTAGCCAGAGAAGTGCGGGAAAAAGGCTATGCGAAAATAGCATCGTTAGCAAAAGAAGTTTGGTGA
- the rpsQ gene encoding 30S ribosomal protein S17 — MSKKIITGKVVSNAMDKTITVETDRLTKHPKYHKFVKKTRRYHAHDENNECEIGDIVEIEESRKLSKTKAFVLKRIVRKNILSEEVETPESVEEEVQEAFGGEVDGTTRE; from the coding sequence ATGTCTAAAAAGATAATAACGGGAAAAGTTGTCAGCAATGCGATGGACAAAACGATAACGGTAGAAACAGACAGACTTACCAAACATCCCAAATACCACAAATTTGTTAAAAAAACCAGAAGATACCATGCACATGACGAAAATAACGAATGTGAGATCGGTGATATTGTTGAAATAGAAGAATCTAGAAAGCTTTCCAAAACAAAGGCTTTTGTTTTAAAAAGAATTGTGAGAAAAAATATTTTATCGGAAGAAGTTGAAACACCCGAGTCAGTTGAAGAAGAAGTACAAGAAGCCTTTGGAGGTGAGGTTGATGGTACAACTAGAGAGTAA
- the rpmC gene encoding 50S ribosomal protein L29: MRITEMRELTDEELNEELNNLKEKLFQLRFQLELGQLKNSSSIKQVKKDIARIKTILKERELGIRR, translated from the coding sequence ATGAGAATAACTGAGATGAGAGAATTAACAGACGAAGAGCTCAATGAAGAATTAAACAATTTAAAGGAAAAATTATTTCAATTGAGGTTTCAACTTGAACTTGGACAACTAAAAAATTCTTCAAGTATCAAGCAAGTAAAGAAAGATATAGCTCGAATAAAGACCATCCTCAAAGAAAGGGAACTCGGAATAAGGAGGTAA
- the rplP gene encoding 50S ribosomal protein L16, which produces MLMPKRVKYRKQQRGTVKGMTKGASLVHFGDWGLKAMESSWITAQQIEACRLSMVRTLKRTGNIWINVFPDKPVTSKGIGTRQGKGKGDVEGWVAVVKKGRVMFEIGGVDEATAKRALEYAASKLPIRTKIVQRYEIGGEL; this is translated from the coding sequence ATGTTAATGCCTAAAAGAGTGAAATACAGAAAACAACAACGCGGAACAGTCAAAGGAATGACAAAAGGTGCTAGTTTGGTACATTTTGGTGACTGGGGATTAAAAGCGATGGAAAGTTCATGGATAACCGCTCAACAGATAGAAGCATGTAGGTTATCTATGGTTAGAACCTTAAAAAGAACAGGAAATATTTGGATTAACGTTTTTCCAGATAAACCAGTAACTTCCAAAGGTATTGGAACAAGGCAAGGAAAAGGTAAAGGTGATGTAGAAGGTTGGGTAGCGGTTGTAAAGAAGGGAAGGGTAATGTTTGAGATAGGTGGAGTCGATGAAGCAACTGCCAAAAGGGCCTTAGAGTATGCCGCCTCCAAGCTACCGATAAGGACTAAGATAGTTCAAAGATATGAAATAGGAGGGGAGCTCTGA
- the rpsC gene encoding 30S ribosomal protein S3 has product MGSKVHPNGFRLGNNKNWKSVWFNEKNYSDYLHEDEKIRNYLKSNYEAAGISDILIERPSDSLIRIDIYGARLGILIGRKGSEIKKIRDDLKNIVGDKNVKVYAQEVKNPYVDAQLIAEDVSGQLQRRVSHKVAMKRAISNAMRRGAKGVKIMVSGRLGGAEIARTEWYMEGRLPLQTLRSNIDYAIVHSQTKYGTIGIKVWVYHGDTIIQ; this is encoded by the coding sequence GTGGGATCAAAAGTGCATCCAAACGGCTTCAGGCTTGGAAACAATAAAAATTGGAAATCTGTATGGTTTAACGAAAAGAATTATTCTGATTATTTACATGAAGATGAAAAGATAAGAAATTATCTAAAATCAAATTACGAAGCTGCCGGAATTTCAGATATATTAATTGAAAGACCCAGCGATTCGTTAATAAGAATAGATATCTATGGTGCAAGACTAGGGATTTTGATCGGACGAAAAGGTTCAGAGATAAAAAAAATTAGAGATGATTTGAAAAACATAGTGGGCGATAAAAATGTTAAGGTCTACGCTCAAGAAGTAAAAAATCCTTACGTTGATGCTCAACTCATAGCTGAAGATGTATCGGGTCAACTTCAAAGAAGGGTTTCGCACAAAGTTGCCATGAAAAGAGCTATAAGCAACGCCATGAGAAGAGGCGCTAAAGGCGTGAAAATTATGGTTTCTGGCAGGCTTGGTGGTGCTGAAATAGCAAGAACAGAATGGTATATGGAAGGAAGATTACCTCTTCAAACCTTAAGATCAAACATAGATTACGCTATCGTTCATTCTCAAACTAAATACGGCACCATAGGAATAAAGGTATGGGTCTATCATGGAGATACGATAATTCAATAA
- the rplV gene encoding 50S ribosomal protein L22 yields MATNNVSRVQEDGRKVKRSVYHRLRKEKEAAEPIVEARAVTKYVRISPKKVRSMANSIRNKDISEALQILTFSPKKSARILYKTLMSAIANAENNFGLNAENLYVSEIMVNEGPRLKRLWPRSHGRADILQKRMSHIYITVRDKSADK; encoded by the coding sequence ATGGCTACTAATAATGTTTCCAGAGTTCAAGAAGATGGTAGAAAAGTAAAAAGGTCTGTTTATCATAGATTGAGAAAAGAAAAAGAAGCTGCTGAACCAATTGTTGAAGCTAGGGCAGTTACAAAGTATGTAAGAATATCACCAAAAAAAGTTAGATCCATGGCCAACTCAATAAGAAATAAAGATATAAGTGAAGCACTTCAAATACTCACTTTCAGTCCAAAAAAATCAGCACGTATACTATACAAAACTTTGATGTCCGCGATAGCCAACGCCGAGAATAATTTTGGGTTGAACGCTGAAAATCTTTATGTTTCTGAAATAATGGTGAATGAAGGCCCTAGACTAAAAAGACTATGGCCAAGGTCTCATGGAAGAGCAGATATTCTTCAAAAAAGAATGAGCCATATTTATATAACCGTGAGAGACAAAAGTGCCGATAAATAA
- the rpsS gene encoding 30S ribosomal protein S19 yields the protein MGRSLKKGPYVHPSLIKKIREMNEKGEKKVIKTWSRASMILPEMVGHTIAVHNGMKHIPVYITEQMIGHRLGEFSPTRRFGGHPDKKAVKGKLEKQG from the coding sequence GTGGGAAGATCTTTAAAGAAAGGTCCATATGTTCATCCGAGTCTTATTAAAAAAATTAGAGAGATGAACGAAAAGGGTGAAAAAAAAGTCATTAAAACTTGGTCAAGAGCTTCAATGATCCTTCCAGAAATGGTTGGGCACACAATAGCAGTTCATAACGGAATGAAACACATACCGGTTTATATAACTGAACAAATGATCGGTCATAGATTAGGTGAATTTTCTCCAACCAGAAGGTTTGGAGGGCATCCGGACAAAAAAGCGGTTAAAGGAAAGTTAGAAAAGCAAGGTTGA
- the rplB gene encoding 50S ribosomal protein L2, protein MALKQYKPVTPSRRYMSTSDYSELSKVKPEKSLLEPLKKTGGRNHYGRVTMRHRGGGHKRKYRVIDFKRNKANIPAKVASIEYDPNRSARIALLIYADGEKRYILSPKGLKVGETVISGASAEIKVGNSLPLENIPLGTLVHNIEFEPGRGGKIAKSAGTYAQLMAKEGKYALLKMPSGELRRVRLSCMATIGVVSNEEHSNEVYGKAGKTRWLGRKPKVRGMVQNPVDHPMGGGEGRSKGHIPKSPWGTPAKGYKTRRGKKQSDKFIVRRRGK, encoded by the coding sequence ATGGCGTTAAAACAATACAAACCCGTGACACCGTCGCGAAGGTATATGTCAACTTCTGATTATTCAGAATTATCAAAAGTCAAACCTGAAAAAAGTTTGTTGGAACCTTTGAAAAAAACTGGTGGAAGGAACCATTACGGTCGAGTTACAATGAGACATCGTGGTGGAGGACATAAAAGAAAATACAGGGTAATCGACTTTAAAAGGAATAAAGCAAATATTCCTGCAAAAGTTGCCTCAATAGAATACGACCCCAACAGAAGTGCAAGGATAGCTCTATTAATATACGCCGATGGTGAAAAAAGGTATATATTATCTCCTAAGGGATTAAAGGTTGGAGAAACTGTAATAAGTGGGGCAAGTGCTGAAATCAAAGTTGGTAATTCCTTACCTTTGGAGAATATTCCTTTGGGTACGCTTGTGCACAACATAGAATTTGAACCAGGCAGAGGTGGAAAAATAGCAAAATCTGCAGGGACTTATGCTCAGTTAATGGCGAAAGAAGGTAAATATGCTCTTTTAAAAATGCCTTCTGGAGAATTGAGAAGGGTTCGCTTGAGTTGCATGGCTACCATCGGTGTCGTTAGCAACGAAGAGCATTCCAATGAGGTTTATGGTAAAGCAGGAAAAACCAGATGGTTAGGAAGAAAACCTAAGGTAAGAGGTATGGTACAAAATCCAGTAGACCATCCAATGGGTGGTGGAGAAGGTAGGAGCAAAGGTCACATTCCTAAATCCCCATGGGGGACTCCTGCTAAAGGATATAAAACAAGAAGAGGAAAAAAACAATCCGATAAATTTATTGTAAGAAGAAGAGGAAAGTAG
- the rplW gene encoding 50S ribosomal protein L23: protein MELQKAYDIITRPILTEKTYSLMQERKYTFEVAKDATKPEIKEAIETIFKVKVEKVYVMNMKPKPKRLGRSEGYTRGWKKAIVKLGEGYVIRELQGSL from the coding sequence ATGGAGCTTCAAAAAGCGTACGATATTATTACTAGGCCGATCTTAACAGAAAAAACTTATTCTCTCATGCAAGAACGAAAATATACATTTGAAGTTGCGAAAGATGCTACCAAACCAGAAATAAAGGAAGCCATCGAAACAATATTTAAAGTCAAAGTAGAAAAGGTATACGTAATGAATATGAAACCAAAACCAAAAAGATTGGGAAGAAGTGAAGGATATACAAGAGGATGGAAAAAAGCTATAGTAAAATTAGGAGAAGGTTACGTAATAAGAGAATTACAAGGTAGTTTGTAG
- the rplD gene encoding 50S ribosomal protein L4 translates to MSQIDVYNIKNEKVGTLDIKDEIFNIDPNMDVLYRYVDMQLTNKRAGTASTKTRSEVRGGGRKPWPQKHLGRARAGSIRSPIFRHGGVAFGPKPREFHKDLNKKMKRLALKSALSVRYRENNLIVLDDVKFEKPRTKDVKNILTQFGMDGTKVLFLFPYKQEQYENFKLSARNLPKVKVIIADNPGQNKKNVDGLNVFDLINNEKIVLTKEMVNKIEEVIG, encoded by the coding sequence ATGTCACAGATAGATGTATACAACATTAAAAATGAAAAAGTGGGAACGTTAGATATTAAAGATGAAATTTTTAATATCGACCCAAATATGGATGTACTATATAGATACGTGGATATGCAATTAACCAACAAAAGGGCAGGTACAGCTTCGACAAAAACTAGAAGTGAAGTCAGGGGAGGAGGCCGAAAACCGTGGCCTCAAAAGCATTTAGGTAGAGCAAGAGCCGGATCAATTAGATCTCCTATTTTCCGACACGGTGGAGTAGCTTTTGGACCAAAACCTAGGGAATTTCACAAAGATCTCAACAAAAAAATGAAAAGATTAGCATTAAAATCTGCATTGAGTGTCAGGTATAGAGAAAATAACTTAATTGTTTTGGATGATGTTAAATTTGAAAAACCTAGAACAAAAGATGTAAAAAATATTTTGACCCAATTTGGTATGGATGGTACAAAGGTCTTATTTTTATTTCCTTATAAGCAAGAACAATACGAAAACTTCAAATTGTCTGCAAGAAATTTACCAAAGGTGAAAGTAATTATTGCTGATAATCCTGGACAAAATAAAAAAAATGTGGATGGTTTGAATGTATTTGATTTAATAAACAATGAGAAAATTGTACTTACCAAAGAAATGGTGAATAAAATCGAGGAGGTGATCGGCTGA
- the rplC gene encoding 50S ribosomal protein L3, translating to MKSILGKKVAMTRIFKDDKAIPVTVIKAGPCVVVQKKTVETDGYNAIQIGFEEIPERKANKPLMGHFKKAQVQPMRYLREFRVDNVDDYEIGQKIDVSIFSEGEKIDLIGKSKGRGYSGVMKRWNFSGGEKTHGSKFHRDLGSTGNASYPSKVFKGKKMAGQYGNERVTIQNSEVVYIDVQNNLIAVKGGVPGARGGLVTIREAVKAKRPKMK from the coding sequence ATGAAGAGTATTTTAGGTAAAAAAGTTGCAATGACACGAATTTTTAAAGACGATAAAGCCATCCCGGTGACAGTTATCAAAGCTGGACCATGTGTGGTAGTTCAAAAGAAAACCGTAGAAACAGATGGATATAACGCTATACAGATAGGTTTTGAAGAGATACCGGAAAGAAAAGCAAACAAACCATTGATGGGTCACTTCAAAAAGGCACAAGTGCAACCCATGAGATATTTAAGGGAATTTAGAGTAGACAATGTCGATGATTACGAAATCGGTCAAAAAATTGATGTATCAATTTTTTCTGAAGGAGAAAAGATTGATTTAATAGGTAAATCAAAAGGCCGAGGATACTCAGGAGTTATGAAAAGATGGAACTTTTCAGGGGGAGAGAAAACTCACGGTTCAAAATTTCATAGAGATCTAGGATCAACAGGAAATGCATCCTATCCTTCTAAGGTATTCAAAGGGAAAAAAATGGCTGGTCAATACGGAAATGAAAGGGTAACCATTCAAAACTCAGAGGTAGTTTACATTGATGTACAAAACAATCTAATAGCGGTCAAAGGTGGAGTCCCAGGAGCGAGGGGCGGATTAGTAACAATAAGAGAAGCCGTTAAGGCTAAACGCCCAAAAATGAAGTAA